The DNA region ctagggttccaattggttgactgtacttatacTAATTCTGAAATTTGAGTTCGACAGGAGTCAGACTCCATACAAATATACCtgtaatttttttcgttttgtttttgttctttgctttataatttcatttttaacGAGACAATCTGATAACCTCGTTGTTCTGACAAGGTctacataaaaaaacatacaaattatttataatattggccTATTTCGGGGTTCTATACCGGTTAAAACCCGTTGGGAGTTTGGGAGAACCCTAGGTGCTTAGGAAGTTTTCAAGAAATATATTGGTCTTACCATTGTGTTTGCGCTGCGATCTCTAGATACACGTTCTGCATATCCTTCCACCGAACAGGGTGCGAGAGGTCGAATAGATCTATACCTATGGCGGTCGGATCACTCATCTGACCGCTTATAATAATACCCTCGCCTAAATATGCCCTTAGAAAAATTAACAGAAGCACTTTCGTGTTCATCTTTAGATGGCGTATTATCTACTGATGAACGATCAGGCAAACAATAAGCATATTTTAAACATTCCGTCACAATGTGTTTATTCATTGTTTATTGAACAAATATGTCAATTTATTgtttgttatttgttatataaacaAACATTGTGGTTATAAACATAGGGTGTTGTTTCACGTACTCGGTAAATCAGTCAGTAGAAGTAGCTCTAGACAGTGAACACTTATACCGTATACTACCTACTGTCAGGTGTCGCACATGCAatgataagtacctacctaatctaAGTTTCGTTCATTCCTAATGGAATAAACGATAATGCGCCATATTTCGTGAAATGATAACGCGATATGATACATTCGGTAGAGACAGTTTGAGAAAAgatgaactcaaggatgtcgAACCTAAAGAAGATTtgaagagagaagtgtgggagggcagccgggactgtaacctgcagctccaactccagggaattgggctgaatgaatGCATCATGTGATCGACGGACCGCCTGTttccggccaggcgtccctacactacatatACATCTACATGATCTACATATTCGTGGAATGAACTGTACCTAGTAAATTCTACTATGGGAATCTAttctatgaaataaaataagagAATTTCACCAAACACTTTTAATATGTTAATGTTAACATAGCAATAATCttaacttaaaaataagtaaagaaataaagaaaacaGATAAATATCAGAAGAATTTAGAAGTACGAGtatctaaatattttttagaaatatacaaagaaaaaatatgcTACAAACAATTTGATCGCAATGAAAGTTTTGTGATCTTAAGCCAATTTTGCTTACATACAAAATTACTAAGATTCCACTAAATCGCAAGACTTACTATACATTATACATCGAgactagggtttgcaatccggatattcgaatatccgaattattcgaatatccgccaatatttttatccgaaaatattcgaataatccaagtgaaattatccggataaacggataatttctataaacattattttttatttataagtaatatatttaatagatagacgtcactgaaaccaatttcgatcaattcttaatacggacaatgttattgctaacaagttaacacctatttatcttcaactTCCCTTCCCttggtcccttgtttttttgaaattgaaatttagcgcctcactccgaatttagctgttatcagttccatggcaatttagtacgccagaattccctccacttcactaagaaatataaggtattttccttttaagtccttagttacattcatacacaaaaatcggtctaattactacttatactttgaaatcttagtcgatctactgatcagcttggaaactaaaacccatcaaatcgctgccgagcaatttgaggcgttttggatttgaatatttaaataagttcgccttcgtacctcctccttcttcatttttttaaattttatgtcttgtatattttatgttggtggtacaataaagaatttgttacgtacttacttatttatcacctctccccttccattggtactttggtaccagccactgtgcaactaaggtctaaaatgatccacacctggataggaagtgtcttcgactaattggtcttctctttttttggttactctgttttgaacgagtacctgtgctcagttgctcattcctattctaagaccctaaccaggacgcttttgtttagagcctattacgaaaagagttttcaactttttatattaagtatccgatccggtccaagatggcatctggtacgggcgtaggcatttgtgcaaatgactagtgactacagtggtagtatcagcatgggcaattatgccactgtcttttaagccgagacatatgcaataattacctttgtacataagaatatagttagacaaacccaaggaaagaatatctatatactcagcgacagtcaggcggcactcaaagccttcacatcgcccagaggtgactcttgactggtattaaacggcatccaagctcttaacaagcttggaaggcaaaacaaggtgcgactggtatggataccggggcacgaaggcttcattggcaatgaaaatgctgatgaacttgccaaggccaggtctgaagacaacctcacaaggaaccattaaaccggctatgaaggaccataccatacaaaggctaatcaccaaaaagagtgggatgccctggtaggtctgaagcattcaaagctctttatgcggagggtagaatctggatggagtaaaaagctaggaaagctaggcaaaagacaactccaaattataacggggtgttcacaggccattacgggatcaaaggaatgttggccaagatgggacacgctgactacacagattgtcgcatgtgcggcgaagaggaagagaccgtcagacatctaatgtgtgaatgtcacgccctcgccagacaaagaatgaagaactttggagcaggctacctagtaccaaaggacatcagagagctacccatgagcctcatcatccgatacgtggagatggtcgagaagctcctgaatagctgaaggatcttaagatctaagggggtaattgcacaaaagatcccgatgggtcgaagtgtatccggaagggccccgcagatttaagatgactatccgatccgatcgagcgaaggaccgactcctatacattctcgaaatcattcaaggcgccatctttgatttttgcctttgacatccttcctatatccgatatcggaacggataatatgacaacgctgtatcgcctataaccatcatcatatccaatgatgttgtctaacgttccactctacacaagccatcctctctaccatccatttccaaggtaaaggtgttgtaagaaaaacttctcgttatatccaacacctaactaatcactactactaactgtcttatatcgacagctcaccatctgattgcaagattctaatCATAaaactaaagatagagagcaaggtgtgttttaatttctacagtttgctgatttatgcaaaaaataaataaaaatgtaggtaaatttcgcattatggcgctcatctatctcagccgttatcaattccacgcttatacgcacctgtaacattaattttgttccatttaataaattatccgaagttatccgaattattcgaatattcgaataataaaaattgtattatccgaattattcgaatattaaaaatccaccggataatgcaaactctaatCGAGACCCCTTAATCGACATTCCCAATAAGGGTATATATTGCACTAGTCAAAGTAGGTACACAAATCTTAAATTAATCGTTGGTTTTGAGTACACATTAAATATGGAAGTTTCAATATAATCCTGAAGGCATATCCGCCAGCTTATGAACGCCATAACCAGAAGACCCCATAGGGGACAAAGTCCGCTTTAAATCGGAATGGCTGTGTGTTCCAGTCATCACTAGACTAGTCATGCTCGCTGGTGCATCTCTCATGATATGGGGCCCGGAGTAGAACCCGGCGTTAACATGACCACGCTTCATAAGAAACGAGTTATTATATGAAGACGCGTTTTCGAAGGACCCAGTACTCAGTTTGGGATGAGGCAGGTAAAATTTCTGCGGAGAATCTGGCTTGTTGATTGGCTCATCCTTTTTGCTCGAGGATTTTGATCTCGGATGAACAGCGTTTCTTTTGCTATTCGATCTCGTTACTGGAATCAAGGGGCTTTCTTTGCCAGCGTCGCTACTGGTTCTGGAGCAGGACCGCTGCCTCCTTTCATAAGGCCACACAGGTTTCTTCGGTTCATCCATCATTACGATATCTACCATGGAGTTCAATCCTTCATCAATCCTATCCAAGCTTTTAGTCAGTTTCTTGGACTCGATCAAGCTAACTATTTCATCCACCCGACTACACTTAGAATTAGATCTTTGAAGGGCTGTTCCATTTCCAATATGCGAATTATTTGTTTCGTTATAGAACATGCTGTCAATATATTCTCTCTGCCTGGAACCCTTCTCAGATGTTTGAAATGACCCGGTTCTTTTAACTGACGGTCTTCTACTTTCTTCTCTGGATCTTGTTCTAGAGCGTTTTACTCTATTATCTTCTTTTTCTTTCTCAGCTATCGAGTTAAAAACAGCCCGGCATTCGTGAAAATCGAAACTTGAAACGGAATTTTTCTTCACTATGGGATTTTGGCAGCGTGATGCACTGAGCAAGGAATCCGAGCCTTCGTCGCTGGAGAAGTATGTATCGTCGTACAAATCAGGAGGCTTGTTGTAAAGCAGACCCTGGTCAGCCGGTGGGACAAGTAAATGCATCAAGCTCTTGGCCTTTCTTGGTGGATGTGGGAGTATTTTGCTGGGTATAATTTTAGTCTCTTCGTCATCTTCATtactttcatttaaaaattccGTACTACTCGTAATCTGGATGCTGTGTTTTGTGCTGGTTATTGAATCTTCCTTCTCAAGGTGTCGATGCTTCTGGCATTCCATGGCATGAACGGACACATTGATTTCAGAAGTTTCGTTGCATCTGGACGATTTGTCATCATAGGTCCTGTTTTTAGCATACTGTTCAGATTCCGCGTCATTGACTATGTTTCTTAGTTCCTGTATGACTTCATCTATTGTTGTTTCCTCTTCATCATCTGATGACTTTTGGGTGTCATGTTTTTTCGTAGATTCTAATTTCTTGTGCAGGTTGCGCTTATTTCTCATTATATCGTATGTTTCCTTTTTGACGTTAAACACTTCGTAAACCATAGATTCTCTTTGCGCATCGCCTTCAGGACTCAGAGATCTTTCCGAAGAACTTATTCCTTCGTCTTCAGGGGGTGATGACTCATCTGAAATAAACAATAGAATATATGTTTATAAAATTTCTTTACCCACTGATAATGCCTAGATTAAAAAAGAGTAGGTATCTACTagtatgtaatattttattgccATTTTAAGGAATGTAAGAGTCGTGATGGCTTctggattttactttaaaacAGACTGTGACAcaggtaagtacctaattaaatgTTTTTGTTGGGAACTTTTTACTTATACAAAAGTTGGGGTAATTAAGATTTTGAAACAACTACCTACATATAATTGTGCGCTCATCAGTCTTAGCGGACAAGAAAGTTCGGTTATCTAATACATAGTTGTTGAAATCAAAACTGACCTCTATTTTTGTGAACCGTGTTTTTTTTCTTCACCGCGTAAGTCTTCTTGCGGTTGGAGTTGCCGTGTTCGGAGCGTAACGTCGACACCTCTTCTTGAAGCTCGCAGCACTTTTCCTTCAGACACTTCTCCAATGAGAGCAGGATTCCTTTTTCTTCTTGAAGAATCTGTAAaaggtaggtaaataaaatgttaaaatcatACAAATTCGATTAAATTTACCGTTAAATTTTGTATTGGCACAAAAGTTGTTGACTGAAAGTTGTTGATTCGAAATCTGTTGTTGCTTGGGTTTACATTAttgaatactagcttttgtccgcg from Leguminivora glycinivorella isolate SPB_JAAS2020 chromosome 14, LegGlyc_1.1, whole genome shotgun sequence includes:
- the LOC125233057 gene encoding uncharacterized protein LOC125233057 isoform X2, with protein sequence MGSGLSTATSKKTRKPDSQAESSRVLFLLYLIHRTWNVVVEHVDSKSARWRGSQTVPSSRRFDSASMPDSDPGSCYSSCSCSYCQLRECAQDCVSELTLLEGMAGCGGWSEEPISKEKQRPPIYNPEDYATSLKKWGKKTGGGSLYELEQEPGKARTLPNQGSKDFRNPCLGMGEEMSLRQFGTPSELLTKLRADLRLSFPSFVQEFACEPLDGVTLLLELLRNVQLSQVGEGARGPPAVRRRPLLDELACLQCLWSCCSRYPDCVRRLVAGSNGVYTLTVCIMSTVNKSRVLALQLLTKSCYPPAIGHAMVSEALSTLRLRYGEPVRFRFLVGMLQSTGGSGDLQAAGLAFINALLCSAPTPQRKLYIQAELEQAGFDIVTLKKLVTKLPSINEQVTKEIESYEKQLIDIDTLSEKAHEAQREKDDLRHKLDLLEKRVKILQEEKGILLSLEKCLKEKCCELQEEVSTLRSEHGNSNRKKTYAVKKKNTVHKNRDESSPPEDEGISSSERSLSPEGDAQRESMVYEVFNVKKETYDIMRNKRNLHKKLESTKKHDTQKSSDDEEETTIDEVIQELRNIVNDAESEQYAKNRTYDDKSSRCNETSEINVSVHAMECQKHRHLEKEDSITSTKHSIQITSSTEFLNESNEDDEETKIIPSKILPHPPRKAKSLMHLLVPPADQGLLYNKPPDLYDDTYFSSDEGSDSLLSASRCQNPIVKKNSVSSFDFHECRAVFNSIAEKEKEDNRVKRSRTRSREESRRPSVKRTGSFQTSEKGSRQREYIDSMFYNETNNSHIGNGTALQRSNSKCSRVDEIVSLIESKKLTKSLDRIDEGLNSMVDIVMMDEPKKPVWPYERRQRSCSRTSSDAGKESPLIPVTRSNSKRNAVHPRSKSSSKKDEPINKPDSPQKFYLPHPKLSTGSFENASSYNNSFLMKRGHVNAGFYSGPHIMRDAPASMTSLVMTGTHSHSDLKRTLSPMGSSGYGVHKLADMPSGLY
- the LOC125233057 gene encoding uncharacterized protein LOC125233057 isoform X1 — translated: MGSGLSTATSKKTRKPDSQAESSRVLFLLYLIHRTWNVVVEHVDSKSARWRGSQTVPSSRRFDSASMPDSDPGSCYSSCSCSYCQLRECAQDCVSELTLLEGMAGCGGWSEEPISKEKQRPPIYNPEDYATSLKKWGKKTGGGSLYELEQEPGKARTLPNQGSKDFRNPCLGMGEEMSLRQFGTPSELLTKLRADLRLSFPSFVQEFACEPLDGVTLLLELLRNVQLSQVGEGARGPPAVRRRPLLDELACLQCLWSCCSRYPDCVRRLVAGSNGVYTLTVCIMSTVNKSRVLALQLLTKSCYPPAIGHAMVSEALSTLRLRYGEPVRFRFLVGMLQSTGGSGDLQAAGLAFINALLCSAPTPQRKLYIQAELEQAGFDIVTLKKVSNVLVTKLPSINEQVTKEIESYEKQLIDIDTLSEKAHEAQREKDDLRHKLDLLEKRVKILQEEKGILLSLEKCLKEKCCELQEEVSTLRSEHGNSNRKKTYAVKKKNTVHKNRDESSPPEDEGISSSERSLSPEGDAQRESMVYEVFNVKKETYDIMRNKRNLHKKLESTKKHDTQKSSDDEEETTIDEVIQELRNIVNDAESEQYAKNRTYDDKSSRCNETSEINVSVHAMECQKHRHLEKEDSITSTKHSIQITSSTEFLNESNEDDEETKIIPSKILPHPPRKAKSLMHLLVPPADQGLLYNKPPDLYDDTYFSSDEGSDSLLSASRCQNPIVKKNSVSSFDFHECRAVFNSIAEKEKEDNRVKRSRTRSREESRRPSVKRTGSFQTSEKGSRQREYIDSMFYNETNNSHIGNGTALQRSNSKCSRVDEIVSLIESKKLTKSLDRIDEGLNSMVDIVMMDEPKKPVWPYERRQRSCSRTSSDAGKESPLIPVTRSNSKRNAVHPRSKSSSKKDEPINKPDSPQKFYLPHPKLSTGSFENASSYNNSFLMKRGHVNAGFYSGPHIMRDAPASMTSLVMTGTHSHSDLKRTLSPMGSSGYGVHKLADMPSGLY